The genomic window CTAAAGCCAAAACTCCACAAAGCGCGATCGCCAGTAATAATAAAGCTAGTTTCCCTGTGCTACTTTTACCGCCATGTACTTCGCCGCGACTAATGGCTGTAACTGCGGCAATATAAAAAATAGGAATGAGTGCTAAAAACCATAGTTCCCCAACCATTGCAGGGGTTGCACTCACACCCAAGAGTAAATTGCCACCACGACAAAGACCCATATTTATAGGACTTGCGATCGCATTGTGTTTGTTCCAGGCATCATAAATTAATGCCCCCATTGCCACAAATGCCGCAATTACCGCGCTAATTAACGAAACTTGCGCCGCCGCCACTATACCTATAGTTAAAAGTACAACTCCTAATATAGTTGCCCCAAAAACCGAAGCTTTACCCGTAGGAATTGGTCTTTCGGGGCGCTCTATTGCGTCTAACTGGGCATCAAAAACATCATTAAACACCACTCCGCCGCCATAAAGTCCCGTTGTAGCCAGGATTAGCCAAGCTAGAGGAGTATCTATTGCTGCGCCGGAAGCTGCAAAACCTGTAAGAATATCCGCCCAAGCTGTAACAATATTTGCCGGACGCATTAGTTGCAAATACGCCCAAATACGAGTATTTAAGCGGTAATTAGGCTTTAATACAGTAGTCATTTAGTACCTCTACTCAATTAAGGCGTAATTACTCGCCGTTTCTACTACTGGCTCTTGTCCGCGCAGGACGGAGTTATCATTAAAAGATTGACGTTGATCTATTGGTTGCGGGTTTAACCAGTCCGATTCTTTCATTTGTCCGCTTTGACTGTAAGCTGTTAAAGCATTTTTGTAACAAACAGTATTGACATAGTCGGCAGAAATATCCCGATCTAACATTAACTGCGCTGTTTTTGGCACTGCTAAGGGGTCGCTAATGCCCCAATCGGCGCTGCTATCAACAATAATGCGATCGCATCCATACTGACGTACAACTTCCACCATCCGCGCATTACCCATCTTTGTATGCGGGTAAATTGTAAAAGCTGCCCAAAAACCCCGATCTAAAACTTCTTTGACCGTTTCCTCATTATTGTGGTCAATAATTACTTTAGTTGGATCTACCCCATGCTCTATGCAGACATCCATACTCCGGCTTGTCCCAGCTTTTTTATTGCGGTGGGGAGTGTGAATTAACACCACCATATCTAACTCTTTGGCAAGTTCTAATTGCGCTCGAAAACATTTATCTTCAGCTTGGGTCATGTCATCGTAGCCAATCTCACCAATGGCAACTACACCCTCTTTACAAGCAAATAAAGGCAATAATTCCAATACCTGCGCCGCCAAGGCTTCATTATTTGCTTCTTTGGGATTTAAGCCCATAGTGCAGTAATGTTGAATCCCAAATTGGTTAGAACGAAACCGCTCCCAGCCTACCAAGCTACTAAAATAATCTTGAAACGATCCGGCATTAGTGCGGGGTTGTCCTAGCCAAAAAGCCGGCTCAATTACTGCCACAATGCCTGATTCGCGCATAATCAGATAATCGTAAGTTGTCCGCGCGGTCATGTGGATATGAGGATCTATAAACATAGTTGTTATGGTTTTGATTTTATAAGTTCTACTAATTGCCAAAGTTCCGGCGATACCGTGCGATTAGCTGCCAATCGTTCGTTGGCGTAGTCGGTTAACATTTGACCAAGGGTTGGATTAGCGCGAAGTTCTAAGCCTTGAATATCTCGCAAAGGACTACCTACAAACAGCGCTTTGAGTACCATTTGATTCCACGCCAATTCGTCAAAATAATCTTGCGGGTAAGGATTGTATAATGCGATCGCATTAAATACGGGAATCATATTACTACGCACCCCTTCAGTTGCCCGAAATCGGTACTGTTCGGGGTATGGTAAAAGCGGCAAAGCTTGATAAAGGGCGACCAATTCCCCCATATCTGCGGTGGTAAAAAGCTGCTCCAAAACTTTTAAATATTCTGCCGCGTCATTGTGAGGTAGCGCTAATAATAGTAAAATTCGCGCCGCTCCGTCGCTAGTCCAAAATTGCGGATGCCAATGCGATCGCACTTTTTGGGCTGATTGTAATTGCTCCATTGTTAGCGATAACTTTTCTTTGCCTACATAGCGAGGTACAGCGCTAAAAGCTGTGAAAAATACCCGCAATGCTGCACCATCAACAATTGGTTGGCATTTACTATCTAGCCAAGCCAAACCTTGAGTAGTGGTATGCTGGGCAACCCAGTCACGAAGTAAATTGCTAGTGGTAGCGATCGCAGTTTTCATTAAAGTACCTCGAACTACTAAAATAGTTACTGTTTGGGCGCGTTTAAGTTAAAACACTAATTTTTATCAGTAAAAATTAGTGTTTACTCAACAAAATTCCTAACTCTTAGTTATTCAACTTAAGCTTTTCTTTTGCCTTAAACTTCTTCGCCCATAGAAAATAAACTAATCCCAACCCAAGAAGCGATAGCGCCGAAGATGGTTCGGGAACGGGTTTTGTCGGTACAGAACCACCGCTATCAGGACAGGCTATAAAGCACCTAGGATCGCCCTTGGGAAAGTCACCAGAAATCCCATTTAAGGAAGCAAAAAATTGTGACAAATCGCTTTCAGAAAAAGATTCTAGCGTCGAGCCATTACCTTGAGAAAGGATAAGTTGCTCCAAAGTTTTGCTTTGGGCGGCATCAAAATCAGTAGTAAAGCCAGTGAATTCTTTGCCAAATTCGCCCATTATCGAACCAACTAGACTATCAACATCTGACTTCAACTCTGGAAACAGTGTTTTTAAGGTGTCAATATTTTGACTTGCGGTAGATTTACCATCTAAAAACCAGTTGCCATTACCAATAATTACGTTGTTATCAGTAAATAACCAATTGCCATTACCAATAATTACGTTATTTTTACCAAAATTCCAATTACCATTGCCAATGGTTGAATTATCTTTGCCAAAACTCCAATTACCATTACCAAGAGTGGAATTTTTGCTACTAGAGTTCCAATACCAGTTGCCATTACCAATAGTTGAATTATAGCTTGCCTCATCTCGAAGCCAATTCCCATTACCAATAGTACCGTTGTAACTTGCTGAATCTATATTCCAATTACCATTACCAATAACGGCATTGTTACTACTCAAGTTCCAATTTCCATTACCAATAGTGGCATTGTTGCTGCCCAAGTCTTGGTTTGCCCCAAAAGGATTTTCACCATTAGTAAAGGGGTTTTCACCATTAGCAAAAAGGTTATAAATATCGCCGTTAGCAAAAGGATTTTCACCATCAGCAAAAAACTTAGAAATATCACCATCAGTCAAAGGACTGCCACCACCAGCAAAGGGATTACTACTACCCCCACCATTGCTGTAAGGATTGTTATTACCATTGCCAACAAAAAAGTTACTAATGCTAGATTCATTAGTTGCCATAAGTAAGAGTCCTCCTATTTGCCAATTATGTTATCGAACAAATCAAGATTAAAAAGACAAATTATTTATGTCTTTGGATACATTTATTATTTGTCTTTTAATCTTTTAGTTGCGTTTATTTATTAAAGACTCTTGCCGTCCGTCGTTGATGTTGCTTGAATTTAGTTGCAGCAATTCCTAAACCAATTACTGCTAAACCTAGTACAGAAGAAGGTTCGGGAACTGGGGTACTTGAGCCATTAGTAGGAAATCCTTGGGGGCTGTTACCACCAGCAAAAATAGGTATGTTATTGCTAGAAAATTCTGCTGGATTTACGCCGCCACCAAAAATCTCCCAAAAGCTGTCATCATTAGCAAAAGGATTGACTGGAGTACCATTACTACCACTAGGAATTCCACCGCCAGCAGGAGCGTTACCTGTAGTGTTAGAAGGGTTAACACCGCCAGCAAACAAGTTCCAGAAATTGTCACCCGCAAAAGGATTACCACCGTAGGGCGAATTTCCACCAAAACCAGCGCCACCAGCAAAAGGATTACTACCACCGGGCGCACCAAGATTACCAAAAATATCCCCTACTGTAACCTTACTACCATCAGCTTTTTCGATATCTAACAATGGGCCAAAGGGTGATTGCCGTAGGAGTTCATTTAAGTCTTGAGTATTGCTACCTGTAGTCGTGTTATCAGCCATTTGTCTTACTCCTATTGGGTTGGATTCAAAAAATTGTGCAGACAGTTAATTTGAGCGCAATAGACTTCTTGTATAAATCCAATATCGCCCCCCTAAATCCGGGACTTCCGATCCGATTCTCCCCAGAATTGGGGGGCTAGGGGGGCAAAAGATCGTTTACGCAAGAGGTCTAATAGCATCTGCTCTTTTTTGTCGGAGCAAAGGAATTCAAGTTATCTTAGGATGCTCCTCTTTTTGGATGGCGCTTAAGCTTTTACTGCTTTTTGCTTTTGACGTTGCTTTAATTTGCCCATTAATGCACCACCACCTAAAACAGCTAAACCTAACATCGAAGTAGGTTCAGGTACGGGTTCAGTTCTATTGACGTTTAATACTTGAACGCGACCTTGGAAGAAATCGCCTACATAAAGCTTGTCATCTACTAGGTCTGAACCTGCCGTCCAATTAAACTTCCCTGGTTCGAGGTCTAGGGGATCGCCATAGGGAGAGGGTGCGCCCAACGCTAAAGGTGGTACGACATTTCCTTCTGCATCACGGGCAGGTTCGCCAAAGGCACTCAGAAAGTTACCACTTTTATCGAATATTTGGACGCGGCTATTGATAGAATCCGTCACGTAGATGTTGCCTTCCTCGTCTACTTCAGCATCAATCGGCTGATTGAACTCTCCGTCTCCAGTGCCTTGTTTGCCAAAAGTTAGCAGCGCCTTGCCTTCTTGATCGATCACTTGAATGCGGTTGTTGAACTGGTCAGTTACGACTAAATTTCCATCAGGCGTGATTCCTACGCCTGATGGTCCTTGAAATTGTCCTGGCGCAGTGCCGTTGCTACCAATAGAACCAGTTACTTCGCCACTTGATGAATTAAATTTCAAGATGCGATCGCTACTATAATCACCCACGAATCCATTGCCGTTATTATCAAATACAATCCCCGATGGGCCGTAGAAAGGTCTGCCTTCAACTAATCCGCTAAATTGACCTTGAGCAATGGATTTGAGATAGTTACCTTGGGGATCGAATATATTAATGCGGTTGTTGACAACATCACCCGCATAGAAATTTCCAGTATTCGGTTCAAAGGCGATCGCTGATTGCCCGTCAAATTGCCCAGGCCCGCTACCCTTACCGCCAAAGGCTTGAAGAAAATTACCCTCAGAATTGAACACCTGGATTTGATCGGTTACGTCATTAGCCACGAAGACGTTTCCTGTTCCTTCCTGTACCGCAATGCCTTGGGGGATGGCAATCGTACCTGGAGTAAACGGATTTTCTCCGGCGGCGAAGTTAGCTGGTCTACCGATGGAACTATCGTAAGATAAACTTATTGATGCTGCTTGAGCTTGGGTTGTAACTAAAAACATTAGTCCCGAACTTACGATCGCAAATGAGAGATTTTTTACTAATTCCATGATTTTCAACTCCTATTTGTGTATGGTTTATGCGGACTAAGCCTAGTGCGATCGCCCAAAATTTATTAAGGGCGATCGCCAGTTATTGACTAGGCTTTGAATTTTTGCATTTGCATTTTCAACTTGCTCTTGAACTTAGAGCCAAGTCCCGCCGCACTCAAAGCTAATATTCCCAACACAGAAGTAGGTTCGGGTACGGGTTCTGCGCCTCTATTTACCCGCACGACGCTGCCGTTACTGGGTCCAACGCCACGAGTTGTAACGTAAATCTGGTTATCGGGCCCAATCGCCAAACCATCCGCCGATTCTAGTCCTTCTCCCGCCGATACTAAAGTTGTGCGCGTTCCATCGGGAGCTAGTTGGATCAAAGAACCTGGTAAGTTGGTGATATCTGGACTGCCAATTTGGGAAACGTCGCTAAATTGGAGAACTAGCAAGTTGCCATCCTTGTCAAAAGTTAGTTCCGTAATCGCGTTAAACCCTTCAGCAAAAACTTCGGGTACACCGTCTTCATCAATGCGGAAGATCCGCGCCTGGTCTTGGGGATAAGGAAAGCCTGAATATTCACCAACATACAATGCTCCATCCGGTCCAATCGTGCCACCAGTGGGTACAGATTGAATGGTGATCCGAGGATTACCGTTTTCATCAGGAGGCAAGAAGTTGATTAGTCCTGGTGGCAATTCTGCTCCTGGGGGAAGTTCTGGAAGTTGCGGGTTGGTAATAACGTTTAATGGTAGTGGGGTTGCTTTCACTTCACTGCTATCGAGCTTAATGTTGTAAGCCACGTTGCCGCCGCCATCAATCACGTAAGCTGTATCACCACTAATAGTTAGATCGTAAGGATTAGTAACTATATCCCCACCATCAGGATTATTAGCAATTTCGTATTTGGCAAAGTCAAATATTTCTGTCAGCGCTCCAGTTTCTAAGTCAGCCTTAAATAGTTTTGCTAAGTTTGGGGTGTTTAAAACACTGTCCGGTGTTGATGGAGGAAAAGTAACAAGTTGTGTTTCTGGGATGGGATATTTTGAACCTAAAGCTAAAGTTTCGGTGTCACGGTTTCCTGGATAGCCAGCAAATCCACTAAGTAAGTAAGCATTACCAAAAGAATCAAATTGTAGGTCTTGTGGCCCTGCTCCCTGGTTGCCCGAAGGTTGTTCGGCTAAAGACTGAAAACCATTAAATATGCGATCGGTTTGACCGTCAGTTTTAACTCTGACAACCGAACCAGAATTGCCCGCACAAATTGGCTGAAACAGCGTACTAGGAGAAGGTTGGCAATTTCCACTACCGCCAATACCTGGTTCTGCGACGTAGAGCGTACCATCAGGCCCAAAGCTTACACCCCGCGCGTTACTAACTCCAGAAACAATGGTAGTTAGAGAAACCGCTTGAGCTGTGGGTCCACTAACAACCGTAGCAAAACAGAAAGACAAAAAGGTAAAAGCAGATAACTTGAAGTTCATATTTTCAACTTTGATGTACTGATAGGTTGAGAAATTTGGTTAATGAGAAAACTTCTACAAAGCTATATTCGCCAGTGGCGATTAAAAAGTCGCTTTTTGTGCCACTGTTTAAGTCCCAAAGCGCTAAAAGCTAGTACGCCGAGAACGGACGTAGGTTCGGGAACTGGCTTCGGGTTGTCAAGTTTGAGAATTTGGCTTAAGCCTGGGCGATCGCTTTGATTGGTGATATAAACTTCACCATCGGGGCTAACCGCCAAACTAGAAGGCGACACTAGCCCTTCTCCACTCAGGAGCGTTGTCTGTGTCCCATCGGGGGATATTTGAATGACTGAGCCATCAAAATTCCCCTTCCAGGCTGACTCGTTGGCGTACTGCAAGGCATACAAGTTGCCTTCAGCATCAAATTCCAAGTCAGTCAGTTGAGTAAATCCGTCAGCATAGATGCTGGTTTCCCCCTCCGCATCGATGCGATAGATCCTCGCTCCACCTTCAGGAAAAGGAAAGCCAGTAAACTGACTGACATAGTAAGCACCGTCGGGGCCTTTGGCTACGCCAGTGGGTGTAGCTTGAATGGCAAATTCTGCGGCGGGTGGCGCTGCTTCCGGTGGTGGAACTTGAGTAGGATCAAACGGGACAGAATCCGTTGGGGGAAAGAGGGGATTAGTTAAGACTTCTTGAGCAAAAGTAGCAATTGGTTGTAAGTTGCTACCATTGATTCCGACGCTGAGTAGAGCGTTTGCTCCCGCATCAACGGCGATCGCACGGTTTCCATCAAGAACAAAAGCTGTAGGATTGCTGCCAACATCTGCGTTATCGGGATTATTAGCTAATTCGTAGTTAGAGAAATCGGCAACAACTTCCCACGAATTAGTAGTAAAGTCTGCTGCAACTAGCTTGCCCAAGTCAGGACTATTTAAAGCTGTGTCTCTCAAAGCTGGATCGGCGGCGTAGCCAATCAGCACATAAGGATTGCCCGTCAGAGAATCGAACTTAATGTCTTGAGCGCCAAAGGAGCTAGTACCATCAGCTAAAGCTATAGAAGGTAGATTTGTCAAAACGCGATCGCTTTTACCATTAGCAATTTTGGTAACGGCACCGCTAGTTCCGTAGCACAAATTGCCACCAGTGGGCGAGGGAACGCAAGCCCCCGTACCACCCGATCCGGCTTCAGTAACGTAGAGAGCGCCATCGGGAGCAAAACTCAAACCTCTAGCATTATCTAACCCCTCTACAACTACCGAGAAGGTTGCAGCTAAGGCATTTTGCGGAAACAAAGCCGCAAAGATAGCTAGAATGAGTAACTTCTTTCTGCTCATCATCCTACTTTGCACCTACTAAGGAGCGAGGAATATAGCTCATCCCACGCGCAAAAGTTTCGGTATTACCTGCTTTTGCTTCGAGAGTGCGCTTGATATTCATGCTTTCCGCGCCATAGTCTTCAATTTGAAGCTTGCCATGAGGCAGAGTTTCGCCTACTTTCCAAAAACTAATCCGATGCTGAATAAATCCCGATGCGGAAGGATCGTTAAAAGCATAAGCACAAGGAATCAAAATCGCTGGCGACTTCTGGTAATAGTTGTAGTCAGGATAAAAATATTCCTGTTCGAGTAGGTAGTATTTACTCAAATTATTTATACGGAATTTAACTTGGACTTTTTGCCCGTATTCATCGACAAATTCTCCTGATTCGGGCATAATTTCGCCCCTAGGATGCAATAAGTGCGCCCACTCGTCTAGATTGCGGACATCTTTTAAATATTCAGCTCCCATTTCTACGGGTGCATCAATATACATAGTGTCTACATCAATGTAGTAGCGCCCCTTGGCTGCTTGAGTAAGTCCAGCTTTGCGCTCTAAGTTGCCCTTCAAAGAACGACACTCGGAACTATGCACCGTATGAATCCCTTCCATAATCATCTGTGGGCGACGAATCGGATCGACAAAGCTCAACCAGTGAAAGTAAACTCCTTGCTCGTCAGTTCCCGGTTCTATATATTCGGGAGGAAAAAGCAACACGGGGTAAACTTGAAAGTATTGGTTGTACTCAACGCCACAGTGCCACTCAATGCCGTAAAAAAGCGGGTGCTGTAACTTTTTGATGTGATAATACAAATTGTTTTGATAGCCAGAAGCTGTACCCAGCCAGGTATCTGCGTCAATTTGTTCGATCATGCGGCTAAATAATGTCCACTCGTCTAGGTTCTCCAACTTAGACAGGTAGTCAAAAGCCGTTTCTGGGGTTGTGGCGATAAAAGCAGAGGTAGCAAATGTATTTTTTTCCACCGATCACTCCTGTGTTTTTAGACTTTTAGCTTTAGCAATCCGCTCCTGGGCTAAACGCCGAGAAGCTTCATAGGTAGTAATTTCTGCATGATGGGCGATCGCAAAAATCTCTGACAAGGTGTCGTAAATGTTGTTTAGTTGTTGAAAAGCTTTGGTTTCGTCATAACCAATCATTTCGTTGTAAACATTAATCAGTCCGCCGCCATTGATCACGTAATCTGGGCAATATAAAATGCCCATTAATCTCAATGCTTGGCTGTGCTGTTGCTCGTTTTCTAGCTGATTATTTGCCGCTCCAGCAACAATGGGCGCTTTGATTTGCCCGATAGTCTCGCTATTTAAAATCCCTCCCAAAGCACAAGGGGCAAAAACATCAACGTCTAAGCCATAAATTTCGTCAGGGTCAACAACTTTAGCTGCGTACAATGAAGCTGCTTGTTCTGCTTTTTCCCGGTTGACATCAGTAACGTATAGCTCCACCCCATGCTCGTGTAGGTACGCACACAGATTTCCTCCCACATTCCCCAAGCCTTGGACGGCAACTTTTAGCCCTTCTAGACTTCGGTTTTGCAAGCGAAAATTGACGGCGGCTTTGATGCCTAAAAGCACTCCTCTAGCGGTAATTGGCGCTGGGCCTCCAGATTTTTCGGAAGTCCCCACTACATAGCTAGTTTGGCGGCGGATTGTGCAAACATCTTGAGGGGTAATATTGACATCTTGTCCGGTGATAAAACGCCCGTTCAGATTCTCAATAAATCGCCCGTAAGCCTCAAATAACTCATCGGATTTTTCGGCGGGATTGGCAATAATTACCGCTTTACCGCCGCCGACAGGAATGTTGGCGCAAGCAGCTTTGTAGGTCATACCGCGACTTAGACGCAAAACGTCTTTTAAAGCGGCAGATTCATCAACATAAGGCAGCATCCGGGTTGCTCCCATCGCTGGCCCTAAGCTCGTATCGTGGATAGCAATAATTGCTTTGATGTTTGGGTTTTGTCCGTGGCAAAAAAGAACTTGCTCGTGACCCATTTCTTCAACAGTTTCAAAAAGCTTCACGATAGCTCTCCAATTAAAAGCAAAACGAATGATTAAACCAAGGGAAAGGAAACTTGTTTAGCAGTATTAGTTGCTTTAACGCCTTGCGCTGCTAATCCTTGATTGCGCCCTTTAGAGGGTGCGGGACGGCTCGGATCGATAAGGACATCAATTACAAATGGGCCATTGCCAGCGATCGCTTTTTCCAACGCCGCCGTCAAATCTGCTTCCCTGGTAACGCGCACGCCATCCGCACCCATTCCCCGCGCTATAGTTACAAAATCTGTTTCGGGAATTAAAGCATCCGCTCCTGTTAATCCCAAAAGCTTCATGCCTTGGAAGCACATATTGTAGCGAGCGTCGTTGAGGACAATCCAAATTGCCGGAACTTGGTATTTTACGGCGGTACTAATTTCGTTGTTCATTAGCATTGCCCCATCGCCAACAATGGCGACAGCAAGACCCTGACGCGCGATCGCTGCCCCCACTACTCCCGTTACCGCATGACCCATTGCTCCTACTCCCGTACTTACCCGGTAGCGCCCTGTTTGATCAAATCGCAACAAGTTAGTTGACCAAGTAAAGGAGTTGCCCGACTCTGCCATAACTACCGCATCTGTGCCTTCAACTAGGATTTTTTGAATCTCTGACATCAGCACTTCTGGACGCACTAAGTTATCTGTACCCGGTGCTATAGTTTCAATTTCGGGGTTTGGGAAACAGCTATCAGTTGTCTCTATTGCTGGCATTTGCGCTAGTAACTCTTGCACAAAAACCTCTATATCTGCCTGGATGGGCAAGGTTTCAACGTGAGGATAAGCTACTCCCGGAACTTGGGAATCGATATCTACATGGATAAATCCACTTCTAGGAATCATTGCTTGACTCCAAAATGAAGTTGGTTCTCCTAAACGAGTTCCCAGTACCAATACGTATAAAGGTTTATGCTCCTGCATATAGGTCATTACTGACGAATGACCGCCTAAGCCTGTGACTCCAATAAATTGCGGATGATT from Synechocystis sp. PCC 7509 includes these protein-coding regions:
- the scyB gene encoding tryptophan dehydrogenase ScyB, with amino-acid sequence MKLFETVEEMGHEQVLFCHGQNPNIKAIIAIHDTSLGPAMGATRMLPYVDESAALKDVLRLSRGMTYKAACANIPVGGGKAVIIANPAEKSDELFEAYGRFIENLNGRFITGQDVNITPQDVCTIRRQTSYVVGTSEKSGGPAPITARGVLLGIKAAVNFRLQNRSLEGLKVAVQGLGNVGGNLCAYLHEHGVELYVTDVNREKAEQAASLYAAKVVDPDEIYGLDVDVFAPCALGGILNSETIGQIKAPIVAGAANNQLENEQQHSQALRLMGILYCPDYVINGGGLINVYNEMIGYDETKAFQQLNNIYDTLSEIFAIAHHAEITTYEASRRLAQERIAKAKSLKTQE
- the scyA gene encoding scytonemin biosynthesis protein ScyA (ScyA, a thiamin diphosphate-dependent enzyme, performs an acyloin condensation during scytonemin biosythesis. It joins a molecule of indole-3-pyruvate to one of para-hydroxyphenylpyruvic acid.), whose translation is MTENYTHATPLDNITYKEFESNNFEISPQIDSTYDYIQPEEVSNDVAQSDASLTVAAAVVAMLEELGVGCAFGVAGGAMATLWGSLSNSLMQVLNFRHEGGAAFAAVEAHFATNRPTVVFTTAGPGITNALTGLFAARGEGAKVIFLSACTSAPQRGKWAIQETTAYTLPSEGIFTSGALFNYATTVECAAQLPQIFRRLALGLSQPGGFVAHLSIPTAVQTSLVEQELPRLDLQCDRSIPSLNTISKCVSKLTEGKFAIWVGFGARNAAKEILALAEKTGAAVMCSPRAKGIFPENHPQFIGVTGLGGHSSVMTYMQEHKPLYVLVLGTRLGEPTSFWSQAMIPRSGFIHVDIDSQVPGVAYPHVETLPIQADIEVFVQELLAQMPAIETTDSCFPNPEIETIAPGTDNLVRPEVLMSEIQKILVEGTDAVVMAESGNSFTWSTNLLRFDQTGRYRVSTGVGAMGHAVTGVVGAAIARQGLAVAIVGDGAMLMNNEISTAVKYQVPAIWIVLNDARYNMCFQGMKLLGLTGADALIPETDFVTIARGMGADGVRVTREADLTAALEKAIAGNGPFVIDVLIDPSRPAPSKGRNQGLAAQGVKATNTAKQVSFPLV
- the scyC gene encoding scytonemin biosynthesis cyclase/decarboxylase ScyC (ScyC, an enzyme in the biosynthesis pathway for the cyanobacterial natural sunscreen scytonemin, performs a cyclization and decarboxylation on the compound ScyA produces.), which codes for MEKNTFATSAFIATTPETAFDYLSKLENLDEWTLFSRMIEQIDADTWLGTASGYQNNLYYHIKKLQHPLFYGIEWHCGVEYNQYFQVYPVLLFPPEYIEPGTDEQGVYFHWLSFVDPIRRPQMIMEGIHTVHSSECRSLKGNLERKAGLTQAAKGRYYIDVDTMYIDAPVEMGAEYLKDVRNLDEWAHLLHPRGEIMPESGEFVDEYGQKVQVKFRINNLSKYYLLEQEYFYPDYNYYQKSPAILIPCAYAFNDPSASGFIQHRISFWKVGETLPHGKLQIEDYGAESMNIKRTLEAKAGNTETFARGMSYIPRSLVGAK